One stretch of Deinococcus radiopugnans ATCC 19172 DNA includes these proteins:
- a CDS encoding RidA family protein — MRQNVRGTSPWETSVGYSRAVRVGNVVHVAGTTATVNGEVVGVGDPYEQTHVILGIIHNALKEAGAALEDVVRTRIFVTDISHWQEVGRAHGEVFGHIRPAATMVQVAALIDPQHLVEIEAEAIIS, encoded by the coding sequence GTGAGGCAGAACGTCCGGGGCACCTCGCCCTGGGAAACGAGTGTGGGCTACTCGCGCGCCGTGCGCGTGGGCAACGTGGTGCATGTGGCCGGGACCACCGCCACCGTGAACGGCGAGGTGGTGGGTGTGGGCGACCCCTACGAGCAGACCCACGTGATTCTCGGGATCATCCACAATGCTCTGAAGGAAGCCGGGGCCGCGCTGGAAGACGTGGTGCGGACCCGCATCTTCGTCACCGACATCTCGCATTGGCAGGAGGTGGGCCGCGCCCACGGCGAGGTCTTCGGGCACATCCGCCCGGCGGCGACGATGGTGCAGGTGGCCGCCCTGATTGACCCGCAGCATCTGGTGGAAATCGAGGCCGAGGCCATCATTTCGTGA
- a CDS encoding aldo/keto reductase has translation MTSPLLPPHAPRLGLGLAALGRPGYINLGHGEDLTDKTVEAMREHAWTVLDRAWAAGLRYFDAARSYGRAEDFLGGWLRERGYPATVGSKWGYTYVANWRTDADTHEIKSHDLDTLDRQWPETLEALGRQPDLYLIHSATLATGVLEDVRVLARLAERAAGGVRVGLSTSGPGQAETLRRALEVAVDGVNPFSAVQATWNLLEPSAGTALAEADAAGWAVVVKEAVANGRLAGRATLPPALAELCAGLNATPDAVALAAALAQPWADGVLSGATTVEQLESNLQALTLAGDFSGLAGLAESPASYWRTRAGLAWN, from the coding sequence ATGACCTCTCCCCTGCTCCCACCACATGCACCCCGCCTGGGCCTGGGGTTGGCCGCGCTGGGCCGGCCCGGCTACATCAATCTGGGCCACGGCGAGGATCTGACCGACAAGACCGTGGAGGCCATGCGGGAACACGCCTGGACCGTGCTGGACCGCGCCTGGGCCGCCGGACTGCGCTATTTCGACGCCGCCCGCAGTTACGGACGCGCCGAGGACTTTCTGGGTGGCTGGCTGCGGGAACGCGGCTATCCAGCAACGGTGGGCAGCAAGTGGGGCTACACCTACGTCGCCAACTGGCGAACCGACGCCGACACGCACGAGATCAAGAGCCACGATCTGGACACGCTGGACCGGCAGTGGCCCGAAACGCTTGAGGCGCTGGGCCGCCAGCCAGACCTGTACCTGATCCACTCCGCGACGCTTGCCACGGGCGTGCTGGAGGACGTGCGGGTGCTGGCACGGCTGGCCGAACGGGCGGCAGGGGGCGTGCGCGTGGGCCTGTCCACCAGCGGGCCGGGACAGGCCGAGACGTTGCGGCGAGCACTAGAGGTCGCGGTGGACGGCGTGAACCCCTTCAGCGCCGTGCAGGCCACCTGGAACCTGCTGGAGCCGTCGGCGGGGACGGCGCTGGCAGAGGCAGATGCGGCGGGCTGGGCGGTGGTGGTCAAGGAGGCGGTGGCCAATGGGCGGCTGGCCGGACGCGCCACCCTTCCCCCTGCGCTGGCCGAACTCTGCGCCGGGTTGAACGCCACCCCCGACGCGGTGGCCCTGGCCGCCGCCCTCGCTCAGCCGTGGGCCGACGGGGTGCTGAGCGGGGCAACCACGGTGGAGCAGCTGGAGAGCAATCTGCAGGCGCTGACGCTGGCGGGCGATTTCTCAGGGCTGGCCGGCCTGGCCGAGTCCCCAGCCTCCTACTGGCGCACGCGGGCCGGGCTGGCCTGGAACTGA
- a CDS encoding HepT-like ribonuclease domain-containing protein — protein sequence MNSASPHLFPDTSLQEVARIIRSVEPQWRGMGASRVRIFGSVARGEATDLSDVDLLVDFAGEAGLLDLMNVKDLFEDTLRRRIDVLTEGGLKPQLRREILSDAVDVMEVPRHPQTTFRRKRWRWRLHDVLDALDRVRDYTADHTLDSFIADERTRDAVLRNLARLGETTKFIPQSVEDRHPQVPWAYLRDIRNLVAHDYFGIDPALVWHTATSELVNIRPALQELADGGEE from the coding sequence GTGAACTCCGCCTCGCCGCACCTGTTTCCCGACACCAGCCTGCAAGAAGTGGCGCGCATCATCCGCTCGGTGGAACCCCAGTGGCGCGGCATGGGCGCGTCCCGCGTGCGGATCTTCGGCTCGGTGGCGCGCGGCGAGGCCACGGACCTGTCCGATGTGGACCTGCTGGTGGACTTTGCGGGCGAGGCCGGGCTGCTGGACCTGATGAACGTCAAGGACCTGTTCGAGGACACCCTGCGCCGCCGCATCGACGTGCTGACCGAGGGCGGCCTCAAGCCGCAACTGCGCCGCGAGATTCTGAGCGACGCGGTGGACGTCATGGAGGTGCCGCGCCATCCCCAGACCACCTTCCGGCGCAAACGCTGGCGCTGGCGGCTGCATGACGTGCTGGACGCCCTGGACCGCGTGCGTGACTACACGGCGGACCACACACTGGACAGTTTCATTGCGGACGAGCGGACCCGCGACGCCGTGCTGCGAAACCTTGCGCGACTGGGCGAGACCACCAAGTTCATCCCGCAGAGCGTGGAGGACCGCCACCCGCAGGTGCCTTGGGCCTACCTGCGTGACATCCGCAACCTGGTGGCGCACGACTATTTCGGCATTGACCCGGCGCTGGTGTGGCACACGGCCACGTCGGAACTGGTCAACATCCGCCCGGCCCTGCAGGAGCTGGCGGACGGGGGAGAGGAATAG
- a CDS encoding 4'-phosphopantetheinyl transferase superfamily protein has protein sequence MIVAVGHDLIEIARIRRMLEREGPRAERLFAPEEQAYCARLSDPAPSLAARFAAKEAFQKVWPRPHGWRDVWVVRLATPDGPFPFARPTLGFIPEIEAEMRERGWVAHLTLTHTKEHASAVVVLEKR, from the coding sequence ATGATCGTCGCCGTGGGCCATGACCTGATCGAGATTGCGCGCATCCGCCGCATGCTGGAGCGCGAGGGACCGCGCGCCGAACGGCTGTTCGCCCCCGAGGAACAGGCGTACTGCGCCCGTCTGAGCGACCCGGCCCCCAGTCTGGCCGCCCGCTTCGCCGCCAAGGAGGCCTTTCAGAAGGTCTGGCCCCGCCCCCACGGCTGGCGCGACGTGTGGGTGGTGCGCCTTGCCACGCCGGACGGCCCGTTTCCCTTTGCCCGACCCACGCTGGGCTTCATTCCCGAGATCGAGGCCGAGATGCGGGAACGCGGCTGGGTGGCGCACCTGACGCTGACCCACACGAAAGAACACGCCTCGGCGGTGGTGGTGCTGGAGAAGCGTTAG
- a CDS encoding Cof-type HAD-IIB family hydrolase, with protein sequence MPIRLIATDLDGTLLRPDLSVSPRTRRALDAARAAGLLVVPVTARQPRGVRRIAEAAAFTGWALCGNGAHGVHLTTGEVLFEAHVEVAAQRALAEALSGRLPGVLFVSVRRGGEVFVAQKGYAELAHFEDHKREPGEMGRHQLDDVLAEPSLKFIVRHPALTPRELLAEVQALALGGYAVTHSGAPFLEVLAEGVSKAWGLSRLCETLGIAREEVLAFGDAPNDAEMLAWAGRGVAMANAEPEALAAADEITLSNAEDGVAAVIEQLLYLVPPAAPASGMPCGPSGASSSGS encoded by the coding sequence ATGCCCATTCGCCTGATTGCCACCGATCTGGACGGCACGCTGCTGCGCCCCGACCTGAGCGTCAGCCCGCGCACCCGCCGGGCGCTGGACGCGGCGCGGGCCGCGGGCCTCCTGGTTGTTCCGGTCACGGCGCGGCAACCGCGTGGCGTCCGGCGGATTGCAGAGGCGGCCGCCTTCACCGGGTGGGCGCTGTGCGGCAACGGCGCGCACGGCGTTCACCTGACCACCGGGGAGGTGCTGTTCGAGGCCCATGTGGAGGTGGCGGCGCAACGTGCGCTGGCCGAGGCCCTGTCCGGGCGCCTTCCCGGCGTGCTGTTCGTGAGCGTGCGGCGTGGGGGCGAAGTGTTCGTCGCCCAGAAAGGCTACGCCGAACTGGCCCACTTCGAGGACCACAAGCGTGAGCCGGGAGAGATGGGCCGCCACCAGCTGGACGACGTGCTGGCCGAACCCAGCCTGAAATTCATCGTGCGCCACCCGGCGCTGACCCCGCGCGAATTGCTGGCGGAAGTCCAGGCCCTGGCACTGGGCGGCTACGCGGTAACCCACAGCGGCGCACCGTTTCTGGAAGTGCTGGCCGAGGGGGTCAGCAAGGCGTGGGGCCTGTCGCGGCTGTGCGAGACACTGGGGATCGCCAGGGAGGAGGTGCTGGCCTTCGGGGACGCCCCCAACGACGCCGAGATGCTGGCGTGGGCCGGGCGCGGCGTGGCGATGGCGAATGCGGAGCCTGAAGCGCTGGCGGCGGCAGATGAAATCACCCTGAGCAACGCGGAGGACGGGGTGGCAGCAGTGATCGAGCAGCTGCTCTACCTGGTACCGCCCGCCGCTCCCGCTTCGGGGATGCCCTGCGGCCCGTCCGGTGCCTCGTCGTCCGGCTCGTAG
- a CDS encoding helix-turn-helix domain-containing protein, which translates to MPIVVRLDVMMALRKRRGKDLAAEIGITEANLSLLRTGKVKGVRFETLAALCRALDCVPGDLLDYEPDDEAPDGPQGIPEAGAAGGTR; encoded by the coding sequence ATGCCCATCGTCGTGCGTCTGGACGTGATGATGGCCCTGCGCAAACGCCGGGGCAAGGATCTGGCCGCCGAAATCGGCATCACCGAGGCCAACCTCTCGCTGCTGCGAACCGGTAAGGTCAAGGGCGTGCGCTTCGAGACGCTGGCCGCCCTGTGCCGCGCGCTGGACTGCGTGCCGGGTGACCTGCTGGACTACGAGCCGGACGACGAGGCACCGGACGGGCCGCAGGGCATCCCCGAAGCGGGAGCGGCGGGCGGTACCAGGTAG
- a CDS encoding class I SAM-dependent RNA methyltransferase → MSEAAPQNAPQPEVLTLNIEKLVAGGLGLARDEGGVVLVRGALPGERVRASVRSGRGVRQGVTLEVLEASPDRVDGPRLPTADLAHASYAAQLRYKRDFVREALSRIAKLQHGVNETLPSPSEWHYRNTAQYLVTPTGLAYRERRGNEPLVVGEDPLVMAAISAIVNKIDPAHLDPASEVAFRASALTGEVVAALIGAGEPRVFLRASDHLMDAGVVGVSLAQPAGRRFSAGVRLIAGESEIREQFGRVQVSVSATGFAQVNPAAAGLAYVSAAELAGSGEHAVDLYGGAGAIGRHLAPNFRRVTVLDASPEALARGRQDVAESVAAGRAEGNVTYVGGDAARFSELGTDVIVVDPPRAGLEEGARIHIDSSTADRLVYISCDPATWARDVGDLVRRGWKLGEVTPHDFYPQTSHIEIVSVLNR, encoded by the coding sequence ATGTCTGAAGCTGCCCCCCAGAATGCCCCCCAACCCGAAGTGCTGACCCTGAACATAGAAAAACTCGTGGCCGGGGGTCTGGGGCTGGCCCGTGACGAGGGCGGCGTGGTGCTGGTGCGCGGCGCGCTGCCCGGCGAACGGGTGCGCGCCAGCGTGCGCTCCGGCCGGGGCGTGCGTCAGGGCGTGACCCTGGAGGTGCTGGAGGCCAGCCCAGACCGCGTGGACGGCCCCCGCCTGCCCACCGCCGATCTGGCCCACGCCAGCTACGCCGCGCAGCTGCGCTACAAGCGCGACTTCGTCCGGGAGGCGCTGAGCCGGATTGCCAAGCTCCAGCACGGAGTCAACGAGACGCTGCCCAGCCCCAGCGAGTGGCACTACCGCAACACCGCGCAGTATCTGGTCACGCCTACGGGACTGGCCTACCGCGAACGGCGCGGCAACGAGCCGCTGGTGGTGGGCGAGGATCCCCTGGTCATGGCCGCCATCTCGGCCATCGTGAACAAGATCGATCCGGCGCATCTGGATCCGGCGAGCGAGGTGGCTTTCCGTGCCAGCGCCCTGACCGGCGAGGTGGTGGCTGCCCTGATCGGGGCCGGCGAGCCGCGCGTGTTCCTGCGGGCCAGCGATCACCTGATGGACGCCGGGGTGGTGGGCGTGTCCCTGGCCCAGCCGGCTGGACGCCGCTTCAGCGCGGGCGTGCGCCTGATCGCCGGGGAATCGGAAATCCGCGAACAGTTCGGGCGCGTGCAGGTCAGCGTGAGCGCCACCGGCTTCGCGCAGGTCAATCCGGCGGCGGCGGGTCTGGCCTACGTCAGCGCCGCCGAACTGGCGGGCAGCGGCGAACACGCCGTCGATCTGTACGGCGGCGCGGGCGCCATTGGCCGCCACCTGGCCCCCAACTTTCGCCGCGTCACCGTGCTGGACGCCTCGCCCGAGGCCCTGGCGCGGGGGCGGCAGGACGTGGCCGAGAGTGTGGCTGCCGGGCGGGCCGAGGGCAACGTGACCTACGTGGGCGGCGACGCGGCCCGCTTCAGCGAACTGGGCACCGACGTGATCGTCGTCGACCCCCCGCGCGCCGGGCTGGAAGAGGGGGCGCGGATTCACATCGATTCCAGCACCGCCGACCGGCTGGTGTACATCTCCTGCGACCCGGCCACCTGGGCGCGTGACGTGGGCGATCTGGTGCGGCGCGGCTGGAAACTGGGCGAGGTGACGCCGCACGACTTCTACCCCCAGACCAGTCACATCGAGATCGTGAGCGTCCTGAACCGCTGA
- a CDS encoding nucleotidyltransferase family protein — MPSPPLPVAGVLLAAGRSTRMGRPKQLAPLNGQPLCRYAAQALAGVYSPLLAVVPPGEMGDGIRAALADLPFAFAVNPQPERGLASSFRVAAAHLPPGLGGAAFALADMPLVTAELHAALLAAFRASNAPVVMAAYGEGSAAVPAPPHLLRADLLPELLTLPDADHGPRRVIAAQGGAAQTLHFPAALLLDVDTPEALEPAERALKASR; from the coding sequence ATGCCTTCCCCGCCCCTCCCCGTCGCGGGCGTGCTGCTCGCCGCTGGCCGCAGCACCCGCATGGGCCGGCCCAAACAGCTGGCGCCCCTGAATGGGCAGCCGCTGTGCCGGTACGCGGCGCAGGCGCTGGCCGGGGTCTATTCGCCGCTGCTGGCCGTCGTTCCCCCCGGCGAGATGGGCGACGGCATCCGCGCGGCGCTGGCTGATCTGCCGTTCGCGTTCGCCGTCAACCCGCAGCCCGAACGTGGGCTGGCGTCCTCCTTCCGGGTGGCGGCGGCCCACCTGCCCCCCGGTCTGGGCGGCGCGGCCTTCGCGCTGGCCGACATGCCGCTGGTGACGGCGGAGCTTCACGCGGCGCTGCTCGCGGCGTTCCGGGCCTCGAATGCGCCGGTGGTCATGGCCGCCTACGGCGAGGGCAGTGCGGCGGTGCCGGCCCCCCCACACCTGCTGCGCGCAGACCTGCTGCCCGAGCTGCTGACCCTGCCCGACGCCGATCACGGCCCCCGCCGGGTGATCGCGGCGCAGGGGGGGGCGGCGCAGACGCTGCACTTTCCCGCCGCCCTGCTGCTGGACGTGGACACGCCTGAGGCGCTGGAGCCGGCCGAACGGGCGCTGAAGGCAAGCCGCTGA
- a CDS encoding SRPBCC family protein: MKLNYSGQEQVKAAPAVVWAFVQDPERVARCLPDVQEVTVQDATHMEATVQVGVGMVRGKFKFKIEVLPDEAAGRVNVNVRGGGLGSVVDLTAGANVLDNGDGTTTLDWTGEASMRGPVASVGGRMLDVQAKKLIEKTFENMGTAMSAAGGTLA, encoded by the coding sequence ATGAAACTCAATTACTCAGGTCAGGAACAGGTCAAAGCCGCCCCCGCCGTGGTGTGGGCCTTCGTGCAAGATCCCGAACGGGTGGCCCGCTGCCTGCCCGATGTGCAGGAAGTCACCGTGCAGGACGCCACCCACATGGAAGCCACCGTGCAGGTGGGCGTGGGCATGGTGCGCGGCAAGTTCAAGTTCAAGATCGAGGTGCTGCCCGACGAGGCGGCCGGACGCGTAAACGTCAACGTGCGCGGCGGGGGCCTGGGCAGCGTTGTGGACTTGACGGCGGGCGCGAACGTGCTGGACAACGGCGACGGCACCACCACCCTGGACTGGACAGGCGAGGCCAGCATGCGCGGCCCGGTGGCCTCGGTGGGCGGGCGCATGTTGGACGTGCAGGCCAAGAAGCTGATCGAGAAGACCTTCGAGAACATGGGGACGGCCATGAGCGCGGCGGGCGGAACGCTGGCGTAG
- a CDS encoding putative ABC transporter permease subunit, with protein MTTRPAPTPQSTRPPSLLNLKLTALRHTLRRGPKWGYALVMLLAALLVWAEIYGTWRALNFLGSFGSIGTNVFARVLEIGLITLSSGVTFSATTAAISTLYLSEDLNFLLTQPIKTWRVFALKVTETFLNTAMVPVFLTLPLLLTVGVYFHAPPWAYPLMVLTALMTFAAPVGLGALLAVLLMRVAPVGRVREVSTGLGVLISAGLVYAIRALRPEVLIQKMQDPAQFETLLKTFASPSSPFLPPVWASQGIWGAAQGRLDWGVLPLLILTVGLLAAATALATRAYQDGWARALDSSTPRLDPAPKRATAAERLFARLGPGGSLAYKDLRVTLRDPTQWSQLLVVVALAGVYLVSVKAVPIPLPQFRGILGYVQLAFQGFIVSGVAVRLAFPAVSTEARAYWLLRTGPISAQQIVLSKFCGVLPVTLTLGLVMGVASALSMNLGPTLLLLSVLVSVSNAFVITALGVGLGAASPRFDADNPAEIGVSPGGLAFMGLSLAYSVLCLGLLARPAAGSVLRPDLFPGLSALGTVEGVLGLTGLGLATVSGTWLSLRLGWRRLDALE; from the coding sequence ATGACCACCCGCCCCGCCCCCACACCCCAGTCCACCCGCCCGCCCAGCCTGCTGAACCTCAAGCTGACGGCCCTGCGCCACACGCTGCGGCGAGGGCCGAAATGGGGCTACGCCCTGGTCATGCTGCTGGCCGCGCTGCTGGTGTGGGCCGAGATTTACGGCACCTGGCGGGCGCTGAATTTTCTGGGGTCTTTCGGCAGCATCGGCACCAATGTCTTCGCCCGCGTGCTGGAAATCGGCCTGATTACCCTGTCCAGCGGCGTGACCTTCAGCGCCACCACCGCCGCCATCTCCACGCTGTACCTCAGCGAGGATCTGAACTTCCTGCTGACCCAGCCGATTAAAACCTGGCGCGTCTTCGCCCTGAAAGTCACTGAGACGTTCCTGAATACGGCGATGGTGCCGGTGTTCCTGACCCTTCCGCTGCTGCTGACGGTGGGCGTGTATTTCCACGCGCCGCCGTGGGCCTACCCGCTGATGGTGCTGACGGCCTTAATGACCTTCGCCGCCCCGGTGGGCCTGGGTGCCTTGCTGGCTGTTCTCCTGATGCGGGTGGCCCCGGTGGGCCGGGTGCGCGAGGTCAGCACCGGCCTTGGCGTGCTGATCAGCGCCGGGCTGGTGTACGCCATCCGTGCGCTGCGCCCCGAGGTGCTGATCCAGAAGATGCAGGATCCGGCGCAGTTCGAGACCCTGCTCAAGACCTTCGCCAGTCCCAGCAGCCCGTTTCTGCCGCCCGTGTGGGCCTCGCAGGGCATCTGGGGAGCGGCGCAGGGCCGGCTGGACTGGGGGGTGCTGCCCCTGCTGATCCTGACCGTGGGCCTGCTGGCCGCCGCCACCGCCCTCGCCACCCGCGCGTACCAGGACGGCTGGGCACGGGCGCTGGATTCCAGCACGCCCCGCCTCGATCCGGCGCCGAAGCGGGCCACCGCCGCCGAGCGGCTGTTCGCGCGCCTTGGCCCCGGCGGCAGCCTCGCCTACAAGGATCTGCGCGTGACCCTGCGCGATCCGACGCAGTGGAGCCAGCTGCTCGTGGTGGTGGCGCTGGCCGGGGTGTATCTGGTCAGCGTGAAGGCCGTGCCGATCCCACTGCCGCAGTTCCGGGGCATTCTGGGCTACGTGCAACTGGCCTTTCAGGGCTTTATCGTCTCCGGCGTGGCGGTGCGGCTGGCCTTTCCCGCCGTCAGCACCGAGGCCCGGGCGTACTGGCTGCTCAGAACGGGGCCGATCAGCGCCCAGCAGATCGTGCTGAGCAAGTTCTGCGGCGTGCTGCCGGTCACCCTGACGCTGGGGCTGGTGATGGGCGTCGCTAGCGCCCTGAGCATGAACCTGGGGCCTACCCTGCTGCTGCTGAGCGTGCTGGTCAGCGTCAGCAACGCCTTCGTGATCACGGCGCTGGGGGTGGGCCTGGGCGCGGCCTCGCCTCGATTCGACGCCGACAACCCCGCCGAGATCGGCGTCAGTCCCGGCGGGCTGGCCTTCATGGGCCTGAGTCTGGCGTACTCGGTGCTGTGCCTGGGGCTGCTGGCGCGTCCGGCGGCGGGCAGCGTGCTGCGGCCAGACCTGTTTCCGGGCCTGTCCGCACTGGGCACAGTGGAAGGCGTGCTGGGCTTGACTGGCCTGGGGCTGGCCACCGTCTCCGGGACATGGCTCAGTTTGCGCCTGGGGTGGCGACGGCTGGACGCGCTGGAATAG
- a CDS encoding ABC transporter ATP-binding protein: MIEVSHYGKRYGAHQAVQDLSFTVQPGAVFGLLGSNGAGKTTTIRALVGLTRPTSGTVRVAGFDVWKEPMKAKAAFGYIPDRPYLYGKLTARELLRFVGQLYRVEGADAEIDRWLALFRLEDFGNEPIETFSHGMRQKVAIIAALLPDPGVLIVDEPMVGLDPHAARQVRELLRAHADRGRTVLLTTHSLPLAEAVCDRLVVLDRGRVLGEGTMDELRDRTGTAAGGVHGDSLERIFFRLIEEEQEEERQRREGVAG; this comes from the coding sequence ATGATTGAGGTCAGCCACTACGGCAAACGCTACGGCGCACATCAGGCGGTGCAGGATCTCAGCTTCACCGTGCAGCCGGGGGCGGTGTTCGGGCTGCTGGGCAGCAACGGGGCGGGGAAGACCACCACCATCCGCGCGCTGGTGGGCCTGACCCGCCCCACCTCCGGCACGGTGCGGGTGGCGGGCTTCGACGTGTGGAAGGAGCCGATGAAGGCCAAGGCCGCCTTCGGCTACATCCCGGATCGCCCGTACCTGTACGGCAAGCTGACCGCCCGCGAGCTGCTGCGCTTCGTGGGGCAGCTGTACCGGGTAGAGGGGGCCGACGCCGAGATCGACCGCTGGCTGGCCCTGTTCCGACTGGAAGACTTCGGCAACGAACCCATCGAGACGTTTTCCCACGGCATGCGGCAGAAGGTGGCGATCATCGCGGCCCTGCTGCCCGATCCCGGCGTGTTGATCGTGGACGAGCCGATGGTGGGCCTCGATCCCCACGCGGCCCGGCAGGTGCGAGAGCTGCTGCGCGCCCACGCCGACCGGGGCCGCACGGTCTTGCTGACCACCCACAGCCTGCCGCTGGCCGAGGCCGTGTGTGACCGGCTGGTGGTGCTCGACCGGGGCCGCGTGCTGGGCGAGGGCACGATGGACGAGCTGCGAGATCGCACCGGCACCGCCGCCGGGGGCGTCCACGGCGACAGCCTGGAGCGCATCTTCTTCCGCCTGATCGAGGAGGAGCAGGAGGAGGAACGTCAGCGCCGGGAAGGGGTGGCGGGATGA
- a CDS encoding nucleotidyltransferase domain-containing protein — protein MKSELFSHQARLEAALPAALKRLATTPGVYAALWCGSAARGEATPYSDLDFHALVTGDVRWRRNVVVDGVPVEVFHNPVRKVRAMFAAEDAATITMYAQGRAVLPHPDLDALMAEAQALSAAGPVPRPLSEAQRFNLIEEVMDCRGVVQQPTHALLALAVASRAVDRLYAVNGWWEVKRERWPADLAVKNPEVAQELNAVLVASEPDSRQAALETLITRLTGDLAYRDGGSEPQAVP, from the coding sequence GTGAAGTCCGAACTCTTCTCCCATCAGGCCCGCCTGGAAGCCGCCCTGCCCGCTGCCCTGAAGCGACTCGCCACCACGCCGGGGGTTTACGCCGCGCTGTGGTGCGGCTCGGCGGCGCGGGGGGAGGCCACCCCGTACAGCGATCTGGACTTTCATGCGCTGGTCACGGGTGATGTACGCTGGCGCCGCAATGTCGTGGTGGACGGCGTGCCGGTGGAGGTCTTCCATAACCCCGTCCGCAAGGTACGCGCCATGTTCGCCGCCGAGGACGCCGCGACGATCACCATGTACGCGCAGGGCCGTGCCGTCCTGCCCCATCCCGATCTGGACGCGCTGATGGCCGAGGCGCAGGCGCTGTCCGCGGCTGGCCCGGTGCCCCGCCCACTCAGCGAGGCGCAACGCTTCAACCTGATCGAGGAGGTGATGGACTGCCGGGGCGTCGTCCAGCAGCCCACGCACGCGCTGCTGGCGCTGGCTGTGGCGAGTCGCGCCGTGGATCGGCTGTACGCGGTGAACGGCTGGTGGGAAGTCAAGCGCGAGCGCTGGCCCGCTGACCTTGCCGTCAAAAATCCAGAGGTGGCGCAGGAGTTGAATGCTGTCCTTGTCGCCTCTGAACCGGATTCACGACAGGCGGCGCTGGAAACCCTGATCACGCGGCTGACCGGCGATCTGGCGTACCGGGACGGGGGCAGCGAACCTCAGGCCGTGCCCTGA
- a CDS encoding HAD-IIB family hydrolase has translation MTSRDSGRPTGRPSISAPTGLPLLMAFDLDGTLITEQGREVDAATAEALARLRGLGVRLAIITGRDMAPDAVMDVMQPDAVATNNGGRIVVNGELHTEARFTPSDLEAVLAHELTGARIVLFTAERLFVDLPHGTEPEPWMIARDYAPLRDAPAGDVLKAGFYHPGVADFAGRLRQSHPHLVVTGAQDPYLSFLTVTPEGAHKGAALTLIADALHLPHNRTVAYGDSDNDEAMLEVAGYAVQVGRLPLLTRHAHARLERQTDLGGYLGAWADRLERE, from the coding sequence GTGACCTCCCGCGACTCTGGCCGCCCCACTGGACGCCCATCAATCTCAGCCCCGACCGGGCTGCCGCTGCTGATGGCCTTCGATCTGGACGGCACCCTGATCACCGAGCAGGGCCGCGAGGTGGACGCCGCCACGGCGGAGGCGCTGGCCCGCCTGCGCGGGCTGGGCGTCAGGCTGGCGATCATCACCGGGCGCGACATGGCCCCCGACGCCGTGATGGACGTGATGCAGCCGGACGCGGTGGCCACCAACAACGGCGGGCGCATCGTGGTGAACGGCGAACTGCACACTGAGGCCCGGTTCACGCCCTCGGATCTCGAGGCGGTGCTGGCCCACGAGTTGACGGGCGCGCGCATCGTACTGTTCACGGCTGAGCGCCTGTTCGTGGACCTGCCGCACGGCACCGAGCCGGAACCCTGGATGATCGCCCGCGATTACGCCCCGCTGAGGGACGCCCCGGCCGGAGACGTGTTGAAGGCCGGGTTCTACCATCCCGGCGTGGCGGACTTTGCCGGCCGGCTGCGGCAGTCTCACCCGCATCTGGTGGTGACCGGCGCGCAGGACCCGTACCTCAGTTTCCTGACCGTCACCCCCGAGGGCGCCCACAAGGGCGCGGCCCTGACCCTGATCGCGGACGCGCTGCACCTGCCGCATAACCGCACGGTGGCCTACGGCGACAGCGACAACGACGAGGCCATGCTGGAGGTGGCCGGCTACGCCGTGCAGGTGGGCCGCCTGCCCCTGCTGACCCGCCACGCCCACGCCCGCCTGGAGCGTCAGACGGACCTGGGAGGCTACCTGGGCGCCTGGGCAGATCGTCTGGAGCGGGAATAA